The following coding sequences lie in one Streptomyces xiamenensis genomic window:
- a CDS encoding zinc ribbon domain-containing protein, with product MKAAPVDQIRLLDVQDLDVRLTQLAHQRKNLPQHAEIRALEGELTQQRSLLVAARTESSDTAREQAKAEADVDQVRKRAARDQERLDSGLVTNPKDLSGLQSEIASLSRRQDDLETVVLEVMERQEAAEARAAELATAVTDLEAREAELVERRDEALSVIDAEEDTVRKQREQIAQGVPADLLKLYDRLREKQGGVGAARLYQRRCEGCRLELDVTVVNEVKAAAADDVVRCENCSRILVRTPESGL from the coding sequence CTGAAAGCCGCGCCCGTCGATCAGATCCGGCTGCTCGACGTCCAGGACCTGGACGTCCGGCTCACCCAGCTCGCACACCAGCGCAAGAACCTCCCCCAGCACGCCGAGATCCGCGCCCTGGAGGGCGAACTGACCCAGCAGCGCTCGCTGCTGGTGGCCGCCCGCACCGAGAGCAGCGACACCGCCCGCGAGCAGGCCAAGGCCGAGGCGGACGTCGACCAGGTGCGCAAGCGGGCCGCCCGCGACCAGGAGCGGCTGGACTCCGGCCTGGTCACCAACCCCAAGGACCTGTCCGGGCTGCAGAGCGAGATCGCCTCGCTCTCCCGCCGCCAGGACGACCTGGAGACCGTCGTCCTGGAGGTCATGGAGCGGCAGGAGGCCGCCGAGGCGCGCGCCGCCGAACTGGCCACCGCCGTCACCGACCTGGAGGCCAGGGAGGCGGAGCTGGTCGAGCGCCGCGACGAGGCGCTGTCCGTCATCGACGCCGAGGAGGACACCGTCCGCAAGCAGCGCGAGCAGATCGCGCAGGGCGTGCCCGCCGACCTGCTGAAGCTGTACGACCGGCTGCGCGAGAAGCAGGGCGGGGTCGGCGCGGCGCGGCTGTACCAGCGGCGTTGCGAGGGCTGCCGCCTGGAACTCGATGTCACGGTGGTGAACGAGGTGAAGGCCGCCGCCGCCGACGATGTCGTGCGCTGTGAGAACTGCAGCCGCATCCTGGTCCGTACC
- a CDS encoding Nif3-like dinuclear metal center hexameric protein, with protein MPPVLSDVISALDALWPPALAEDWDATGLVCGDPQAPVSRVLFAVDPVQEIADEAIERGAQLLITHHPLYLRGTTSVAADTFKGRVVHQLIKHDVALFVAHTNADRADPGVSDALAGALDLRVTGPLIPDPTDPAGRRGLGRICALDRPLTPAEFARYAAERLPATAQGVRVAADPAAPDRPIRTVAVCGGSGDSLFAAVRAAGVDAYVTADLRHHPASEAREHTGLTLVDAAHWATEWPWCALAAAELDAVSERHGWGLRTHVSHRITDPWTAHASSDPNTTPGAPN; from the coding sequence GTGCCGCCCGTACTCTCCGATGTCATCTCCGCGCTCGACGCTCTGTGGCCCCCCGCGCTGGCCGAGGACTGGGACGCCACGGGCCTGGTCTGCGGCGATCCGCAAGCCCCCGTCTCCCGCGTACTGTTCGCCGTCGACCCGGTCCAGGAGATCGCGGACGAGGCGATCGAACGCGGCGCCCAACTGCTCATCACCCACCACCCCCTGTATCTGCGCGGTACCACTTCGGTGGCCGCCGACACCTTCAAGGGGCGCGTGGTCCACCAGCTGATCAAACACGATGTGGCGCTGTTCGTCGCCCACACCAACGCCGATCGCGCCGACCCGGGCGTCTCCGACGCGCTCGCTGGCGCCCTTGATCTGCGGGTCACCGGGCCCCTGATCCCCGATCCCACCGACCCGGCCGGACGGCGCGGACTCGGCCGGATCTGCGCGCTCGACCGGCCGCTGACCCCCGCCGAGTTCGCCCGGTACGCCGCCGAGCGGCTGCCCGCCACCGCGCAGGGCGTCCGCGTGGCCGCCGACCCGGCCGCCCCCGACCGCCCGATCCGTACGGTCGCGGTCTGCGGCGGCAGCGGGGACAGCCTCTTCGCGGCGGTCCGGGCGGCCGGCGTCGACGCCTACGTCACCGCCGACCTGCGGCACCACCCCGCCTCCGAGGCCCGTGAGCACACCGGGCTGACCCTGGTGGACGCCGCGCACTGGGCCACCGAATGGCCCTGGTGCGCGCTGGCCGCCGCCGAACTGGACGCGGTCTCCGAACGGCACGGCTGGGGGCTGCGCACGCACGTCTCCCACCGGATCACGGACCCCTGGACCGCGCACGCATCATCCGACCCCAACACCACCCCGGGAGCCCCCAACTGA
- a CDS encoding class I SAM-dependent methyltransferase translates to MPLDEGRALHGAAVEAARTLGLPLLEIGSYCGRSTLLLADAARAAGTVAVTVDHHRGSEEQQPGEEYHDPATADPADPGRMDTLPLFRRTLAEAGVEEYVVAVVGGSARAASALGGGGGGRYGLVFIDGGHSEAQAVEDYESWVPQLAVDGLLVIHDVFPDPADGGQAPYRIWRRAVESGAFAEVSVCRSLRVLRRTVSDRV, encoded by the coding sequence ATGCCGCTGGACGAGGGCCGGGCGCTGCACGGCGCCGCCGTGGAGGCCGCCCGGACGCTCGGGCTGCCACTGCTGGAGATCGGCAGTTACTGCGGCCGGTCCACCCTGCTGCTCGCGGACGCCGCGCGCGCGGCCGGTACGGTCGCGGTCACCGTGGACCACCACCGCGGCAGCGAGGAACAGCAGCCGGGCGAGGAGTACCACGATCCGGCGACCGCCGACCCGGCGGATCCCGGGCGGATGGACACGCTGCCGCTGTTCCGGCGCACCCTGGCCGAGGCGGGCGTGGAGGAGTACGTGGTGGCCGTCGTCGGCGGCTCGGCCCGGGCGGCGAGTGCCCTGGGCGGGGGCGGCGGCGGACGGTACGGCCTGGTGTTCATCGACGGCGGGCACTCCGAAGCCCAGGCCGTGGAGGACTACGAGAGCTGGGTGCCGCAGCTGGCGGTGGACGGACTGCTGGTCATCCACGACGTGTTCCCCGACCCGGCGGACGGCGGCCAGGCCCCGTACCGGATCTGGCGGCGGGCGGTGGAGTCGGGGGCCTTCGCGGAGGTCTCCGTGTGCCGTTCGCTGCGGGTGCTGCGGCGGACCGTTTCCGACCGCGTCTGA
- a CDS encoding DUF5336 domain-containing protein, with the protein MNNRSLTRGDAGVIGAAVLLFIASFLDLYDTDGGGSWNGWSSDFFPALPSIYLAGIIGGGLIVGSRFLPQADKEFAGLKLAQWGTALSVTSFWAAFWTMTGGPEMANKGVGFVLAFIATLILAALAIAAPMVPALQAPLIPAGGPKAPPSAYGQPQAYGAQPGQPQPGQPQAGYGYPGPGAQQPPYGSQPGVSAVQQPAAADPNFQPFWFAVPAARPLYDENGAPTPVAELAPGTWYLAVEQRGQALVAQTQDGRRGVLQDTSGIQRG; encoded by the coding sequence GTGAACAACCGCTCACTCACCCGAGGCGACGCTGGAGTGATCGGAGCAGCGGTCCTGCTCTTCATCGCCTCGTTTCTCGACCTGTACGACACGGACGGCGGCGGCAGCTGGAACGGCTGGTCCTCCGACTTCTTTCCGGCGCTGCCCTCGATCTACCTGGCCGGCATCATCGGCGGCGGCCTGATCGTCGGTTCGCGCTTCCTGCCGCAGGCGGACAAGGAGTTCGCCGGGCTGAAGCTGGCCCAGTGGGGCACCGCGCTGTCGGTGACCTCCTTCTGGGCCGCGTTCTGGACCATGACCGGTGGCCCGGAGATGGCCAACAAGGGCGTGGGCTTCGTGCTCGCGTTCATCGCCACCCTGATCCTGGCCGCGCTCGCCATCGCCGCCCCGATGGTGCCCGCCCTCCAGGCTCCGCTGATCCCCGCCGGTGGCCCCAAGGCCCCGCCGTCCGCCTACGGTCAGCCGCAGGCGTACGGCGCGCAGCCCGGTCAGCCCCAGCCCGGTCAGCCGCAGGCCGGTTACGGCTACCCCGGCCCGGGTGCCCAGCAGCCGCCGTACGGTTCGCAGCCCGGTGTGAGCGCCGTGCAGCAGCCGGCCGCCGCCGACCCGAACTTCCAGCCGTTCTGGTTCGCCGTGCCCGCCGCCCGCCCGCTGTACGACGAGAACGGCGCGCCGACCCCGGTCGCCGAGCTGGCGCCCGGTACCTGGTACCTGGCCGTCGAGCAGCGCGGTCAGGCCCTGGTCGCCCAGACCCAGGACGGCCGTCGCGGCGTGCTCCAGGACACCTCCGGGATCCAGCGCGGCTGA
- a CDS encoding prenyltransferase has translation MFTAEQAAVTAAAIAGIQRADGAIPWFRGHHLDPWDHIEAAMALDAAGDHRRAAAAYHWLARHQLPDGSWYAAYADGDATRPTDRGKETNFCAYVAAGVLHHYLATGDEEFRERMWPVVYAAVEFVLELQREGGEIGWRRDPDGSACDGALLTGCSSIHQALRCALALAELRDDPQPDWELATGRLGHALRHHPECFLDKSSYSMDWYYPVLAGALRGAAGRARIEDRWPEFVVEGLGVRCVSTNPWVTGGESAELALALWAVGDSERAARVLRWIGHLRAPDGLYWTGYVYADEAIWPRERTAWTAGSVLLAVAALTGDEATGAVFGGAGLPRGLEAEECCDRS, from the coding sequence GTGTTCACCGCCGAGCAGGCCGCCGTCACCGCCGCCGCCATCGCCGGGATCCAGCGCGCGGACGGCGCCATACCGTGGTTCCGGGGGCACCACCTGGACCCCTGGGACCACATCGAGGCCGCCATGGCCCTGGACGCGGCCGGCGACCACCGCCGCGCCGCCGCCGCCTACCACTGGCTCGCCCGCCACCAGTTGCCGGACGGCTCCTGGTACGCCGCGTACGCCGACGGCGACGCCACCCGGCCCACCGACCGGGGCAAGGAGACCAACTTCTGCGCCTACGTGGCGGCAGGGGTCCTGCACCACTATCTCGCCACCGGGGACGAGGAGTTCCGGGAACGGATGTGGCCCGTGGTGTACGCGGCCGTCGAATTCGTGCTGGAACTCCAGCGCGAGGGAGGCGAGATCGGCTGGCGCCGGGACCCGGACGGCAGCGCCTGCGACGGGGCCCTGCTCACCGGCTGCTCCTCGATCCACCAGGCGCTGCGCTGCGCGCTCGCCCTGGCCGAACTGCGGGACGACCCGCAGCCGGACTGGGAACTGGCCACCGGGCGGCTCGGACACGCGCTGCGGCACCACCCCGAGTGCTTTCTCGACAAGTCGAGTTACTCGATGGACTGGTACTACCCGGTGCTCGCGGGCGCGCTGCGCGGCGCGGCGGGGCGGGCCCGGATCGAGGACCGCTGGCCGGAGTTCGTGGTCGAAGGGCTCGGCGTGCGCTGCGTGTCCACCAACCCGTGGGTGACGGGCGGGGAGAGCGCCGAGCTGGCGCTGGCCCTGTGGGCGGTCGGCGACAGCGAGCGGGCCGCGCGCGTCCTGCGCTGGATCGGACATCTGCGGGCGCCGGACGGGCTGTACTGGACCGGGTACGTGTACGCGGACGAGGCGATCTGGCCGCGCGAACGCACCGCGTGGACGGCCGGCTCCGTCCTGCTGGCGGTGGCCGCGCTGACCGGGGACGAGGCCACCGGGGCAGTCTTCGGCGGTGCGGGGCTGCCGCGCGGCCTGGAGGCCGAGGAGTGCTGCGACCGGTCCTGA
- a CDS encoding class I SAM-dependent methyltransferase: protein MLTVDFTRFPIAPGDRVLDLGCGAGRHAFECYRRGAHVVALDRNGEEVRTVAGWLAAMREAGEAPAAASAVAIEGDAFALPFADATFDAVIISEVMEHIPDDKGVLAELVRVLKPGGRIAVTVPRYGPERVCWALSDAYHQVEGGHIRIYRPRQLLARVREAGLRPYGSHWAHALHSPYWWLKCAFGVDNDKALPVRAYHKLLVWDIMKKPLATRLAEDLLNPLIGKSFVVYATKPRRQVRA from the coding sequence GTGCTGACCGTGGACTTCACCCGCTTCCCGATCGCCCCGGGGGACCGCGTCCTGGATCTGGGCTGCGGCGCGGGACGGCACGCCTTCGAGTGTTACCGGCGCGGCGCCCACGTCGTCGCCCTGGACCGCAACGGCGAGGAGGTCCGCACGGTGGCCGGCTGGCTCGCCGCCATGCGGGAGGCGGGCGAGGCACCGGCCGCGGCGAGCGCCGTCGCCATCGAGGGCGACGCGTTCGCGCTGCCGTTCGCCGACGCCACCTTCGACGCCGTCATCATCTCCGAGGTCATGGAGCACATCCCCGACGACAAGGGCGTCCTGGCCGAACTGGTGCGGGTGCTCAAGCCGGGCGGCCGGATCGCCGTCACCGTGCCCCGGTACGGCCCGGAGCGGGTGTGCTGGGCGCTCAGCGACGCCTACCACCAGGTCGAGGGCGGCCACATCCGCATCTACCGGCCGCGCCAACTGCTCGCCCGCGTCCGGGAGGCCGGCCTGCGCCCGTACGGCAGCCACTGGGCGCACGCCCTGCACTCGCCGTACTGGTGGCTGAAGTGCGCCTTCGGCGTGGACAACGACAAGGCGCTGCCGGTGCGCGCGTACCACAAGCTGCTCGTGTGGGACATCATGAAGAAGCCGCTGGCGACCCGGCTCGCCGAGGACCTGCTCAACCCGCTCATCGGCAAGAGCTTCGTGGTGTACGCGACCAAGCCCCGGCGGCAGGTGCGCGCGTGA
- a CDS encoding glycosyltransferase family 4 protein, translating into MTAEAGVDRPLSIALLTYKGNPFCGGQGVYVRHLSRELAALGHRVEVMGAQPYPVLDSLGEGVTFTPLPSLDLYRQPDPFRSPRRDEYRDWIDRLEVATMRTGGFPEPLTFSLRARRALAARAADFDVVHDNQTLGYGLLGLPQRLGLPLVTTIHHPITVDRRLELAAAPTRGRRMSLRRWYGFTRMQKRVARRLPSVVTVSGSSRQQIIDDLGVRPDRVRVVPIGADTRVFHPDPAVPEIAGRIVTTSSADVPLKGLVHLIEALAKVRTEHPTAHLVVVGSRPPAGSPVADAMERFGFEEGSGAVEFVKGISDTELGDLVRGAQVAAVPSLYEGFSLPAAEAMATGTPLVATTGGAIPEVAGADGETCLAVPPGDAGALAAALGRLLADRDLRARIGAAGRERVLARFTWRQAAIGTVERYRAAVTA; encoded by the coding sequence GTGACCGCAGAGGCAGGCGTGGACCGCCCACTGAGCATCGCGTTGCTGACCTACAAGGGCAACCCCTTCTGCGGCGGCCAGGGCGTGTACGTGCGGCACCTCTCCCGTGAACTCGCCGCGCTCGGCCACCGGGTCGAGGTCATGGGCGCCCAGCCCTACCCCGTCCTGGACTCCCTCGGCGAGGGCGTCACCTTCACCCCGCTGCCCAGCCTCGACCTGTACCGGCAGCCCGATCCGTTCCGCAGCCCGCGCCGCGACGAGTACCGGGACTGGATCGACCGCCTGGAAGTCGCCACCATGCGCACCGGCGGCTTCCCCGAGCCGCTCACCTTCTCGCTGCGCGCCCGCCGCGCCCTCGCCGCCCGCGCCGCCGACTTCGACGTGGTGCACGACAACCAGACCCTCGGCTACGGGCTGCTCGGGCTGCCGCAACGTCTCGGCCTGCCACTGGTCACCACCATCCACCACCCCATCACGGTGGACCGCCGCCTGGAACTGGCCGCCGCCCCCACCCGGGGCCGCCGTATGTCGCTGCGCCGCTGGTACGGCTTCACGCGCATGCAGAAACGTGTCGCCCGCCGGCTGCCGTCCGTCGTCACCGTCTCCGGCTCCTCCCGGCAGCAGATCATCGACGACCTCGGGGTCCGCCCCGACCGGGTCCGGGTCGTGCCCATCGGCGCCGACACCCGTGTCTTCCACCCCGACCCGGCCGTCCCCGAGATCGCGGGACGCATCGTCACCACCTCCAGCGCCGACGTCCCCCTCAAGGGACTGGTCCACCTCATCGAGGCGCTCGCCAAGGTCCGCACCGAACACCCCACCGCCCACCTGGTGGTGGTCGGCTCGCGCCCCCCGGCCGGCAGCCCGGTGGCCGACGCCATGGAGCGCTTCGGCTTCGAAGAGGGCAGTGGAGCCGTCGAGTTCGTCAAGGGCATCAGCGACACCGAACTCGGTGACCTGGTGCGCGGCGCCCAGGTCGCCGCCGTGCCCTCCCTGTACGAGGGGTTCTCGCTGCCCGCCGCCGAGGCCATGGCCACCGGCACCCCGCTCGTCGCCACCACCGGCGGCGCCATCCCCGAGGTCGCGGGTGCGGACGGCGAGACCTGCCTGGCCGTACCGCCCGGTGACGCCGGTGCGCTCGCCGCCGCCCTCGGCCGGCTGCTGGCGGACCGCGACCTGCGGGCGCGCATCGGCGCCGCGGGACGCGAGCGCGTGCTGGCCCGTTTCACCTGGCGGCAGGCCGCCATCGGGACGGTCGAGCGCTACCGCGCCGCCGTCACCGCCTGA
- a CDS encoding prenyltransferase/squalene oxidase repeat-containing protein: MHLPRRGALALAGAAVIALTTPWGAVAAPAADDALPDALFGSADPSYDGVWRQSVALLAQDAAGYTPAPEAVEWLLQQQCADGSFLSYRADPEGEACADVTLADSNATAMALQALAALGGHDEAVAGTVNWLTGVQNPDGGWSYNPGGASDASSTAVVVSALAAAGTDPAQVVRGDASPYDALAGMQLGCTAPAAERGGFAWQPDPDSGALTVNDAATVDVVLALQGAGLLVTPSTPAEGVSPGTDTAPVALECDGGEPVAELTPRTAASAGAAYLTARLEAGGQHLVTAFPGAEEQPDFGSTARTVIALAAGGHSESAEAVLDWLREHHGGWADYATNPAAVGTLVLAAHATGAAPESFGGTDLISELSLLGPAPDGAGMATDPASSTEDSGSGSLVWVLLIGLAIGIGIGVVMSMRRKAAPAPEQARTATAEPDQEQSAPEQGQAGPERKQDRPESPAPKKDEE, encoded by the coding sequence ATGCATCTCCCGCGCCGCGGCGCCCTGGCCCTGGCCGGCGCCGCCGTGATCGCCCTGACCACACCGTGGGGTGCCGTCGCCGCGCCCGCCGCGGACGACGCCCTCCCGGACGCGCTGTTCGGCTCCGCCGACCCGTCGTACGACGGGGTGTGGCGGCAGTCGGTCGCGCTGCTCGCCCAGGACGCGGCGGGTTACACGCCGGCGCCCGAGGCCGTGGAGTGGCTGCTGCAACAGCAGTGCGCGGACGGCTCGTTCCTGTCCTACCGGGCCGATCCGGAGGGCGAGGCGTGCGCCGATGTGACGCTGGCCGACTCCAACGCGACGGCGATGGCGCTCCAGGCGCTGGCCGCGCTCGGCGGCCACGACGAGGCCGTCGCCGGAACGGTGAACTGGCTGACCGGGGTGCAGAACCCGGACGGCGGCTGGAGCTACAACCCGGGCGGCGCCAGCGACGCCAGCTCGACCGCCGTGGTGGTCTCGGCGCTGGCGGCGGCGGGGACGGATCCGGCGCAGGTCGTACGGGGCGACGCGAGCCCGTACGACGCGCTGGCCGGGATGCAGTTGGGCTGCACCGCGCCGGCCGCCGAGCGCGGCGGGTTCGCCTGGCAGCCGGACCCGGACTCGGGCGCGCTGACGGTGAACGACGCGGCGACGGTGGACGTGGTGCTGGCCCTGCAGGGCGCCGGGCTGCTGGTGACACCGAGCACGCCGGCGGAGGGCGTGTCCCCCGGCACCGACACCGCGCCGGTGGCGCTGGAGTGCGACGGCGGCGAACCGGTCGCCGAACTCACCCCGCGGACCGCCGCGTCGGCGGGCGCCGCCTACCTCACCGCACGCCTTGAGGCGGGCGGCCAGCACCTGGTCACGGCCTTCCCCGGCGCGGAGGAGCAGCCGGACTTCGGCTCGACCGCCCGTACGGTGATCGCGCTGGCCGCGGGCGGGCACAGCGAGTCGGCCGAGGCCGTTCTCGACTGGCTGCGCGAGCACCACGGCGGCTGGGCCGACTACGCGACGAACCCGGCGGCGGTGGGCACCCTGGTGCTGGCCGCGCACGCGACGGGCGCGGCCCCGGAGAGCTTCGGCGGGACGGACCTGATCAGCGAGCTGTCGCTGCTCGGCCCGGCCCCGGACGGCGCGGGCATGGCCACCGACCCGGCCTCGTCCACGGAGGACAGCGGCTCCGGCTCGCTGGTGTGGGTGCTGCTGATCGGTCTGGCCATCGGGATCGGCATCGGCGTGGTCATGAGCATGCGGCGCAAGGCCGCGCCCGCCCCTGAGCAGGCGCGGACCGCGACGGCGGAGCCGGACCAGGAGCAGTCCGCCCCCGAGCAGGGGCAGGCCGGGCCGGAGCGTAAGCAGGACAGGCCCGAGTCCCCCGCGCCGAAGAAGGACGAGGAGTAA
- a CDS encoding SCO2322 family protein — protein sequence MRRALALSAALLLLLCLPAKAWAASYAYWSFWQWDAGSGSWAYAAEGPGTARVAEGDVVGFHFTTSENATAAPAAPRGATEHAEICPGDPAGVAVVIDFGTADGAPAARTACAPDAAGTTAATALAAVAEPLRYASNGMLCGITGYPETGCGEAAPAASEDTASESDDGASPLPVIAALSAVAVLAVAGLWRARRRDRS from the coding sequence GTGCGGCGCGCGCTGGCGCTGTCCGCCGCCCTGCTGCTCCTGCTGTGCCTGCCCGCCAAGGCGTGGGCGGCGAGCTACGCCTACTGGTCGTTCTGGCAGTGGGACGCGGGCTCGGGCAGCTGGGCGTACGCGGCGGAGGGACCGGGCACGGCGCGCGTCGCCGAGGGTGATGTGGTCGGCTTCCACTTCACGACGAGCGAGAACGCGACGGCCGCACCCGCCGCCCCGCGCGGCGCGACCGAGCACGCGGAGATCTGCCCCGGCGATCCGGCCGGGGTGGCGGTGGTCATCGACTTCGGCACGGCGGACGGTGCCCCGGCCGCCCGTACGGCGTGCGCCCCCGACGCGGCAGGAACGACGGCCGCCACCGCCCTGGCGGCGGTGGCCGAGCCGCTGCGCTACGCCTCCAACGGCATGCTGTGCGGCATCACCGGCTACCCGGAGACCGGCTGCGGTGAGGCGGCGCCCGCCGCGAGCGAGGACACCGCGAGCGAGAGCGACGACGGCGCCTCACCGCTGCCGGTGATCGCGGCGCTGTCGGCGGTGGCAGTGCTGGCGGTGGCCGGTCTGTGGCGCGCCCGCCGCCGCGACCGTTCCTGA
- a CDS encoding zinc-binding dehydrogenase — MSASDAMRAVRITRHGGPEVLEPTEVPVPAPREGEVLVRVGAVALNNTDLWTREGAYGRPDDPGALSGWRGPIDFPRIQGADVAGHVVAVGTGAPRDLVGRRVVLDPAIYDTEGPDANPVGLMGSERDGGYAEYVTAPVKRVHDVTESPLTDEQLATLPTAYGTALGMIERGRLREGDTALVSGASGGVGIALVQIARARGARVIAISSGTKIDAVREAGAHDVIDRAGDITAQLRAAAPQGIDVALDVVAGELVAEGLPLLREGGRWVIAGALGGYGVAFDVRRLYLHNAQVIGSAMHTPAHFDLLMDLARRAEVQPVIAASFTLEQAAQAQEELSRRGHVGKIVMRP; from the coding sequence ATGAGTGCGTCCGATGCCATGCGAGCGGTCCGCATCACCAGGCACGGAGGGCCGGAGGTCCTTGAACCGACGGAGGTCCCCGTCCCCGCCCCGCGGGAAGGGGAGGTGCTGGTCCGGGTCGGCGCGGTGGCGCTCAACAACACCGACCTGTGGACGCGGGAGGGTGCCTACGGCCGCCCGGACGACCCCGGGGCGCTGTCGGGCTGGCGAGGCCCGATCGACTTCCCGCGCATCCAGGGCGCCGACGTGGCCGGCCACGTCGTGGCCGTCGGGACCGGCGCACCGCGGGATCTCGTGGGGCGCCGGGTGGTCCTCGACCCCGCGATCTACGACACCGAGGGGCCGGACGCCAACCCGGTGGGCCTGATGGGGAGCGAACGCGACGGCGGATACGCCGAGTACGTGACGGCGCCGGTGAAGCGGGTGCACGACGTGACGGAATCCCCGCTCACGGACGAGCAGCTCGCGACGTTGCCGACCGCCTACGGCACGGCGCTGGGCATGATCGAGCGAGGCCGGCTGCGCGAGGGCGACACCGCACTGGTCTCGGGAGCGTCCGGCGGGGTGGGCATCGCGCTGGTGCAGATCGCCCGCGCGCGCGGCGCCAGGGTGATCGCCATCAGCAGCGGAACCAAGATCGACGCGGTACGCGAGGCGGGCGCGCACGACGTCATCGACCGCGCGGGAGACATCACCGCGCAGCTCCGCGCCGCCGCCCCGCAGGGCATCGACGTCGCACTCGATGTCGTGGCGGGCGAACTGGTCGCCGAAGGGCTCCCGCTGCTGCGCGAAGGGGGCCGGTGGGTCATCGCCGGGGCGCTCGGTGGCTACGGAGTGGCCTTCGACGTACGCCGGCTCTACTTGCACAACGCCCAGGTCATCGGTTCCGCGATGCACACGCCCGCGCACTTCGACCTCCTCATGGACCTGGCGCGCCGCGCGGAGGTCCAGCCCGTCATCGCCGCCAGCTTCACCCTGGAACAGGCCGCCCAGGCGCAGGAGGAACTCTCCCGCAGGGGACACGTGGGAAAGATCGTCATGCGGCCCTGA
- a CDS encoding TetR/AcrR family transcriptional regulator — translation MTPAGRRILAAAEELFYHRGITAVGVDLIAEHSGVTKRTLYNRFGSKEHLVAAYLTERDRRWRAHVRAAVDACDSPAEAVTAPFEALRTWSGSNTRGCAFINALAELPDPSHPAHRVAAHQKLWLRDLFAELATAAGCSHPDALATQLLVLHEGAVATQPLALDTLPETAGLARALVRAGTSPGR, via the coding sequence ATGACGCCCGCCGGCCGCCGCATTCTGGCGGCCGCGGAGGAGTTGTTCTACCACCGGGGCATCACGGCGGTCGGGGTGGATCTGATCGCCGAGCACTCCGGCGTGACCAAGCGGACCCTGTACAACCGGTTCGGTTCGAAAGAGCACCTCGTGGCCGCCTACCTCACGGAACGCGACCGGCGCTGGCGGGCTCACGTCCGGGCCGCCGTCGACGCCTGCGACTCTCCGGCCGAGGCCGTCACCGCCCCCTTCGAGGCCCTGCGGACCTGGAGCGGGAGCAACACCCGCGGCTGCGCCTTCATCAACGCGCTGGCGGAGCTTCCGGACCCCTCGCACCCCGCGCACCGCGTCGCCGCGCACCAGAAGCTCTGGCTGCGGGACCTGTTCGCGGAACTCGCCACCGCGGCGGGCTGCTCGCACCCGGACGCCCTCGCCACTCAACTCCTCGTGCTGCACGAGGGCGCCGTCGCCACGCAGCCCCTCGCGCTGGACACCCTTCCGGAGACCGCCGGTCTGGCCCGCGCCCTGGTGCGGGCCGGCACGTCGCCGGGCCGGTAG
- a CDS encoding peptidoglycan-binding domain-containing protein — protein sequence MPRVPLQATPETRAQGAHRKPRQRTRAVAAAGGAMAAAVVGCTALAASLMGGQGRTNEALEKSQDGPMISLPDGDPLPDGGVLPDGGDRWEYGPRPGPTPSPSPATGTGTGTESDAGNGTGTGRDTDDGTVPVPQPPPVTETGEPSPPAEPAPPPAPENPGEPPEETLPSEPLPSPDPPGGVLREGDTGEQVVELQQRLLQLGWVYDGPAHGTYDERTADAVARFQMAYGVQGDEWGVYGVNTRQSLERHTAL from the coding sequence ATGCCGAGGGTGCCCCTGCAGGCCACCCCGGAGACCCGGGCCCAGGGCGCGCACCGCAAGCCCAGGCAGCGCACCCGGGCGGTCGCCGCCGCCGGCGGGGCGATGGCGGCGGCGGTGGTGGGCTGCACGGCGCTGGCCGCCTCGCTGATGGGCGGGCAGGGCCGCACCAACGAGGCCCTGGAGAAGAGCCAGGACGGCCCGATGATCTCCCTGCCGGACGGCGACCCGCTGCCGGACGGCGGTGTCCTGCCCGACGGCGGTGACCGGTGGGAGTACGGTCCCCGCCCCGGCCCGACGCCCTCGCCCTCCCCCGCGACGGGGACGGGGACGGGGACGGAGTCGGACGCCGGGAACGGCACCGGCACCGGCCGGGACACGGACGACGGCACCGTGCCGGTGCCCCAGCCCCCGCCGGTCACCGAGACAGGCGAACCGTCGCCGCCCGCCGAGCCCGCCCCGCCGCCCGCCCCCGAGAACCCGGGCGAGCCGCCCGAGGAGACGCTCCCCTCCGAGCCGCTGCCCTCACCCGACCCGCCGGGCGGCGTGCTGCGGGAGGGCGATACCGGGGAGCAGGTGGTGGAGCTCCAGCAGCGCCTCCTCCAGCTGGGCTGGGTCTACGACGGACCGGCGCACGGCACGTACGACGAACGGACCGCGGACGCGGTGGCCCGCTTCCAGATGGCGTACGGCGTGCAGGGGGACGAGTGGGGGGTGTACGGCGTGAACACGCGCCAGTCGCTGGAGCGGCACACGGCCCTGTAG